A genomic region of Paenibacillus sp. PL2-23 contains the following coding sequences:
- a CDS encoding MATE family efflux transporter, with amino-acid sequence MKDNVKKLTLWALAWPIFIELFLQFLLGAADTLMVSRISDDAVAVVGFSNQLFSAMMTLFVTVASGAGILIAQKLGAGKAEDARTLGIMSLTVSGGIGLAISVLLYLFPRQISAWLQLPEELLPLAETYVSIVGGGMVLVAMMSALSTAIRNTGNTKGPMYIAIGMNVVHVALNYAFIFGAWGFPEWGLLGVALSTVICRLLAVLVLLFMFLHTFARPIRIRDLALFDRGLFGEIIRIGWPLGVNMSCWVFSQLAIYTYIAMIGAAELAARTYMNTLESFCFMLGYSIALALQIQIALLFGAGRMKEAYRTSFRALGIGLGLVFVNAVVIYAIGKPVLGLLTEDEAIIAFGVSLLGLNILLQPGKMLNMAIQNALNAVGDTRFTMWISLGSLSIVATGVSYWFGIGLGWGLAGIYAAMILDEYIRGALALMRWRGRKKLRAAAGDMADERAPVSSIRHDGVLEV; translated from the coding sequence ATGAAGGATAACGTCAAAAAACTGACCCTGTGGGCGCTCGCCTGGCCAATCTTCATTGAGCTGTTTCTGCAGTTTCTGCTTGGAGCGGCGGACACGCTGATGGTCAGCCGCATTTCGGACGACGCGGTTGCCGTCGTCGGTTTTTCAAATCAGTTGTTTTCAGCGATGATGACGTTGTTCGTGACGGTGGCGAGCGGAGCGGGCATTCTGATTGCACAGAAGCTGGGGGCGGGCAAAGCCGAGGATGCCCGTACGCTTGGCATTATGTCCTTAACTGTAAGCGGCGGTATCGGACTTGCCATTAGTGTCTTGCTTTATTTGTTCCCCCGCCAGATCTCGGCATGGCTGCAGCTGCCGGAGGAGCTGCTGCCGCTTGCGGAAACATATGTCTCCATCGTGGGAGGGGGCATGGTGCTGGTCGCCATGATGTCGGCGCTCAGTACAGCCATCCGCAACACCGGCAATACGAAGGGACCGATGTACATCGCGATTGGCATGAACGTGGTGCATGTGGCGTTGAACTACGCCTTTATTTTCGGAGCGTGGGGATTTCCCGAATGGGGCTTGCTGGGCGTTGCATTGTCCACCGTCATTTGCCGGCTGCTCGCGGTGCTGGTGCTCTTATTTATGTTCCTGCATACCTTCGCCCGTCCTATTCGAATTCGCGACTTGGCGCTGTTCGACCGTGGTTTGTTCGGTGAAATTATCCGGATTGGGTGGCCGCTCGGCGTCAATATGTCCTGTTGGGTATTCTCGCAGCTGGCTATCTATACGTACATTGCAATGATTGGTGCGGCGGAGCTTGCGGCGCGAACCTATATGAATACGCTGGAGTCGTTCTGCTTCATGCTTGGCTATTCCATTGCGTTGGCGCTGCAAATCCAGATTGCCCTCCTGTTCGGGGCGGGGCGAATGAAGGAGGCGTATCGGACGTCGTTCCGCGCGCTGGGCATAGGGCTTGGCCTCGTATTCGTGAACGCGGTCGTTATCTATGCGATCGGCAAGCCGGTGCTTGGGCTGCTCACGGAGGATGAGGCGATTATCGCATTCGGCGTGTCGCTGCTGGGACTTAATATACTGCTGCAGCCGGGCAAAATGCTTAATATGGCGATTCAAAACGCCCTGAACGCTGTAGGCGACACCAGATTTACGATGTGGATTTCGCTCGGCTCACTGTCAATCGTCGCAACCGGTGTCTCGTATTGGTTCGGAATCGGGCTTGGCTGGGGGCTGGCCGGTATTTATGCCGCGATGATCTTGGACGAATACATTCGCGGAGCGCTGGCGCTTATGAGATGGCGAGGACGCAAGAAGCTGCGCGCTGCGGCCGGCGATATGGCGGATGAGAGAGCGCCGGTGTCGAGCATTCGCCATGATGGGGTATTGGAGGTATAA
- a CDS encoding helix-turn-helix domain-containing protein — protein MPPGRRHPSRRAIGVFDLIVVMKGCLYMGEEDRHYEVRAGHMLILRPDAEHYPTQACEEDTEYYWAHFRTLGEWSYADFPLTPARLSDSAEPIPAAEQFAPRTFVKRLPQFAKAASLALLESKLPQLAQMSINDHIHGVRWKQQLVFQEVIDLLSASVEARSPTPALACAERAASYLRQHYRENITAQSLGESINFHPVYIARCMKQEFGCSPFDYLLRFRIQQAKLLLLQTDLSVSRVAEEVGFNQAAYFATCFSRFEGLSPREYRQRFSLS, from the coding sequence ATGCCTCCGGGACGACGGCATCCCAGCCGGAGAGCAATTGGCGTATTTGATCTCATTGTTGTCATGAAGGGCTGCTTGTATATGGGGGAAGAGGATCGTCATTACGAGGTGCGCGCGGGGCATATGCTCATTCTGAGGCCCGACGCGGAGCATTATCCCACTCAAGCATGTGAAGAGGATACCGAATATTATTGGGCGCACTTCCGCACTCTTGGCGAATGGTCCTATGCGGATTTCCCCCTGACGCCGGCCAGACTCAGCGATTCGGCGGAGCCGATCCCCGCGGCTGAGCAGTTCGCCCCGCGCACATTCGTGAAGCGTCTGCCCCAATTCGCCAAGGCTGCCAGCCTTGCCTTGCTGGAGAGCAAGCTTCCGCAATTGGCGCAGATGAGCATCAACGACCATATCCACGGCGTGCGCTGGAAGCAGCAGCTCGTGTTCCAGGAGGTGATCGACCTGCTCTCCGCCTCCGTCGAAGCCCGTTCACCAACGCCGGCGCTCGCTTGTGCGGAGAGGGCCGCTTCTTACCTGCGGCAGCACTACCGAGAAAACATTACAGCACAATCGCTGGGGGAGAGCATCAACTTCCACCCCGTCTACATCGCCCGCTGCATGAAGCAGGAATTCGGCTGCTCGCCGTTCGACTATCTGCTGCGGTTCCGCATCCAGCAAGCCAAGCTGCTTCTGCTGCAGACGGACTTGTCCGTCTCGCGCGTAGCTGAGGAGGTCGGCTTCAACCAAGCGGCTTACTTCGCGACCTGCTTTTCCCGATTTGAGGGGCTCTCTCCTCGCGAGTACCGCCAGCGGTTTTCCCTTAGTTAA
- a CDS encoding cation diffusion facilitator family transporter: MSHHNDSVNTHTHAQGDSCNHSHSQEQTHSREQTHSHTHAHCHGDGHSHNGAHSHDHGHHHGHLGHHHHGPNNKAGLTIALLITSGIMFLECIGGLVTGSLALLSDSGHMLSDAGALALSLVAMWFAAKPASPNKTYGYYRFEILAALLNGVTLFVIAGFIIAEAIERFQHPPEVASGTMMLIASIGLLANLISAWVLMRKGDVHGNLNVRSAYLHILGDALGSVGAIAAGLLMLAFNWYIADPIISVVVALLILKSAWGVIRSTIHILMEGTPVTIDTAKVNEALLAIEGVKDVHDLHIWTITSGLDSLSCHLLIEDSASSQKVLQEAVKRIEETFQIQHTTIQVEKSQLQHSEMKV; encoded by the coding sequence GTGAGCCATCATAACGATTCTGTAAACACTCATACACACGCCCAAGGCGATAGCTGCAATCACTCACATAGTCAGGAACAGACACATAGCCGTGAGCAGACTCATAGCCATACACACGCACACTGTCACGGGGACGGGCACAGTCACAATGGCGCGCACAGCCATGACCACGGCCACCATCATGGCCACCTCGGCCATCATCATCACGGGCCGAACAACAAGGCGGGGCTGACGATCGCGCTTCTCATCACCTCAGGCATTATGTTTCTTGAATGTATTGGAGGTCTGGTGACCGGCTCGCTGGCGCTGCTGTCCGACTCCGGCCATATGCTGAGCGACGCGGGGGCGCTTGCGCTGAGCCTCGTAGCCATGTGGTTCGCGGCGAAGCCGGCTTCGCCGAACAAGACGTACGGCTATTATCGGTTCGAAATATTGGCGGCGCTGCTGAACGGCGTCACGTTATTCGTTATCGCGGGCTTCATTATAGCGGAAGCGATCGAGAGGTTTCAGCATCCCCCTGAGGTGGCCAGCGGCACCATGATGCTTATTGCGTCAATCGGTCTGTTGGCTAATCTAATCAGCGCGTGGGTGCTGATGCGCAAAGGCGATGTGCATGGCAATCTGAACGTGCGAAGCGCGTATTTGCATATTTTGGGCGATGCCTTAGGCTCGGTTGGGGCGATTGCTGCAGGGCTGCTTATGCTAGCTTTCAATTGGTACATTGCCGATCCTATCATAAGCGTTGTTGTCGCACTGCTTATTCTGAAGAGCGCATGGGGAGTGATACGCTCGACGATTCATATTCTGATGGAGGGCACGCCTGTTACAATTGATACCGCCAAGGTGAATGAAGCGCTGCTCGCAATTGAGGGCGTCAAGGATGTACACGATTTGCACATATGGACCATTACGTCAGGACTGGATTCCCTATCCTGTCATCTACTCATCGAGGACAGCGCAAGCAGCCAGAAGGTGCTGCAGGAGGCGGTGAAGCGAATCGAGGAAACGTTCCAAATCCAGCATACTACCATTCAAGTGGAGAAATCGCAGCTGCAGCATTCGGAAATGAAGGTTTGA
- the tnpB gene encoding IS200/IS605 family element RNA-guided endonuclease TnpB, protein MLQHKAFKFRIYPSHVQIMQLRKTLGCCRFVFNHLLSKWSQIYQATGKGLSYNACASQLPDMKREWSWLKEVDSIALQSAVRNLADGYQRHFNKQNERPRFKSRKHPVQSYTTRYTNGNIAVKGNRLQLPKLGWVPYAKSREIEGRILSATVRLAPSGKWFVSLVCEVDIQPLPLTDSILGIDVGIKYLAVPSEGPAMDNPRYTLRYERLLTKWQRILARRKQGGSNWSKAKRKVALIHERIRNSRLDAMHKQTTKWIRENQTICLEDLRIANMMKQQHLAKHIADASWGEMSRQLHYKAKWYGRTVKETPVFAPTSQTCHICGNKQAEVRDLSVREWTCSSCQTPHDRDWNAAQNIKAMAQ, encoded by the coding sequence ATGCTCCAGCATAAAGCCTTCAAATTTCGGATCTATCCTAGTCATGTACAAATCATGCAACTGCGCAAAACGTTGGGTTGCTGCCGTTTTGTGTTCAACCACCTCCTATCAAAATGGAGTCAGATCTATCAGGCTACAGGCAAAGGTTTGTCTTATAACGCCTGTGCATCTCAGCTTCCTGACATGAAGCGCGAGTGGTCTTGGTTGAAAGAAGTGGATAGCATTGCCCTGCAGTCAGCTGTGCGAAACTTGGCTGACGGATATCAGCGCCACTTCAACAAGCAAAATGAACGACCTCGCTTCAAGAGTCGAAAGCATCCCGTACAAAGCTATACGACGCGATATACGAACGGGAACATTGCCGTGAAGGGAAACCGTCTGCAACTTCCCAAGCTAGGCTGGGTACCCTATGCCAAGTCAAGGGAGATCGAAGGCCGGATCCTATCCGCTACCGTACGACTAGCCCCAAGCGGCAAATGGTTTGTATCGTTGGTATGCGAGGTTGACATCCAGCCTCTTCCTTTAACGGACAGCATACTTGGCATTGACGTGGGTATCAAGTATCTTGCCGTGCCTTCGGAAGGTCCTGCAATGGATAATCCAAGATATACATTGCGATATGAACGGCTGCTCACGAAATGGCAGCGCATCCTTGCAAGAAGGAAACAAGGCGGAAGTAACTGGTCTAAAGCGAAAAGAAAAGTCGCCCTCATCCATGAAAGGATTCGAAATAGCCGATTAGACGCGATGCATAAGCAGACGACGAAATGGATCCGTGAAAACCAAACGATCTGTCTCGAGGACTTACGCATTGCTAACATGATGAAACAACAACACCTCGCCAAACACATAGCAGATGCTTCCTGGGGCGAAATGAGCCGACAACTGCATTATAAAGCCAAGTGGTATGGCCGAACGGTCAAAGAAACACCGGTTTTTGCGCCAACGAGTCAAACCTGTCACATCTGTGGGAACAAGCAAGCAGAAGTGAGAGATTTGAGCGTGCGGGAATGGACATGTTCATCCTGCCAAACACCACATGACCGAGATTGGAATGCGGCACAAAACATAAAGGCCATGGCCCAGTAA